The Algoriphagus sanaruensis genome window below encodes:
- the topA gene encoding type I DNA topoisomerase, with translation MSKNLVIVESPAKAKTIEGYLGKDYKVVSSYGHVRDLPKGDKAIDIKNRFKPTYEVTPDKKEVIKNLKSLAKDAETVYLASDDDREGEAISWHLKEVLKLNDENTKRIVFREITKNAITRAIENPRGIDYDLVNAQQARRILDRLVGFELSPILWKKIKTGLSAGRVQSVAVRLIVEREREIEAHKSKSSYRITALFEADGKSFQAELPKKFETKAEAEEFLKSCLQATFSVGNLEKKPVKKTPAPPFTTSTLQQEASRKLYFSVAQTMSVAQKLYEAGKITYMRTDSTNLSQDALAAAKNAIENSYGAQYHKSRQFSTKNESAQEAHEAIRPTDFSVSQISADRNEQRLYELIWKRAIASQMADAELERTIVTIQISNNTQHLTATGEIIRFEGFLKVYLEDTDDEPEEEEDGSKSLLPPLQLNQSLHLKEMKGRETFSRPAPRYTEASLVKKLEELGIGRPSTYAPTISTIQKREYVVKEAREGTQRSYIEMVINGGQFKETTKTETTGAEKNKLFPTNMAMVVNDFLVEHFPNVIDFNFTAKVEKEFDEIAAGGQDWQDMIDGFYGKFHHSVEETEQVSRQDVNTSRLIGQHPESGRNVYARLGRFGPLVQIGENEDEDKQFASLKKGQFIENVSMEDALELFKLPREVGYFEDKKMTAAIGRFGPYIRHDNAFYSLQKGQDPLSITEEEGIQLILAKREADANKHIKSFEENAEIQILNGRWGPYIKFGKNNFKIPKGKVAEELTYAETIEIIESQPDAGKKKGKFPAKKK, from the coding sequence ATGTCAAAAAATCTAGTCATCGTCGAATCACCCGCCAAGGCAAAGACCATCGAAGGGTATTTGGGAAAAGATTACAAAGTAGTATCCAGCTATGGACACGTGAGGGATTTACCCAAAGGTGATAAAGCGATCGACATTAAAAACCGATTCAAACCGACTTACGAAGTCACCCCAGATAAAAAAGAAGTCATCAAAAACTTGAAATCTCTGGCTAAAGATGCCGAGACAGTTTATCTGGCAAGTGACGATGACCGAGAAGGAGAAGCTATTTCATGGCATTTGAAAGAGGTTTTAAAGCTCAATGATGAAAATACCAAGCGAATTGTATTTCGAGAAATCACCAAAAATGCAATTACAAGAGCCATTGAAAACCCACGAGGAATTGACTATGACTTGGTAAATGCTCAACAAGCCCGAAGAATTTTAGACAGGTTGGTGGGCTTTGAGCTTTCTCCTATTCTCTGGAAAAAAATCAAAACCGGACTTTCAGCAGGCAGAGTTCAATCTGTAGCCGTTCGCCTAATCGTGGAGAGAGAACGAGAAATTGAAGCTCACAAATCGAAATCTTCATATAGAATTACGGCCTTATTTGAAGCAGATGGTAAATCGTTTCAGGCCGAACTACCAAAGAAATTCGAAACCAAAGCAGAAGCAGAAGAATTCTTAAAATCCTGTCTTCAGGCTACTTTTTCGGTTGGGAATTTGGAGAAAAAGCCGGTTAAAAAAACACCAGCACCTCCTTTCACAACCTCAACCTTACAACAAGAGGCTTCGCGTAAACTATACTTTTCCGTAGCCCAGACCATGTCGGTAGCTCAAAAGCTTTACGAAGCTGGGAAAATCACCTACATGCGTACGGACAGCACCAATTTATCTCAGGATGCGTTGGCCGCTGCTAAAAATGCCATTGAAAACTCTTACGGTGCTCAATACCATAAATCAAGACAGTTTTCAACGAAGAACGAAAGTGCTCAGGAAGCTCACGAGGCGATCCGACCTACGGATTTTTCGGTTAGTCAAATCAGCGCTGATCGAAATGAGCAACGCTTGTATGAACTGATTTGGAAACGGGCAATCGCTTCCCAAATGGCAGATGCCGAACTCGAACGCACCATTGTTACCATTCAGATTTCCAATAATACCCAGCATCTCACTGCAACCGGAGAAATCATCCGATTTGAAGGATTTTTGAAAGTCTATTTGGAAGACACCGACGATGAGCCAGAAGAGGAGGAAGATGGAAGTAAATCATTATTACCTCCACTTCAACTGAACCAATCGCTCCACCTCAAAGAAATGAAAGGTAGAGAAACATTCAGCCGTCCTGCGCCAAGATATACCGAAGCTTCATTGGTCAAAAAACTAGAAGAATTGGGAATTGGTCGTCCGTCCACCTATGCACCTACTATTTCCACGATTCAGAAACGGGAATATGTCGTAAAAGAAGCTCGTGAAGGCACCCAAAGATCTTACATCGAGATGGTGATCAATGGAGGTCAATTCAAAGAAACCACCAAGACCGAAACGACTGGTGCAGAGAAAAACAAGCTTTTCCCTACCAACATGGCCATGGTGGTAAATGACTTCTTAGTGGAGCATTTTCCCAATGTCATCGACTTTAATTTCACTGCCAAAGTAGAAAAGGAGTTTGACGAGATTGCAGCTGGTGGACAGGACTGGCAGGATATGATTGATGGATTCTATGGAAAATTCCATCATAGTGTCGAGGAAACGGAACAGGTTTCCCGTCAAGACGTCAATACCAGCCGGCTAATTGGTCAACATCCTGAATCTGGTCGAAACGTATATGCACGACTGGGAAGATTTGGCCCGCTAGTTCAAATCGGTGAAAATGAGGATGAAGACAAGCAATTCGCCAGTTTGAAAAAAGGCCAATTCATCGAAAATGTCTCCATGGAAGATGCTTTGGAATTATTCAAACTTCCACGAGAGGTTGGATACTTCGAAGACAAAAAAATGACTGCTGCAATTGGTCGATTTGGTCCTTACATCCGACATGACAATGCTTTCTATTCCTTACAAAAAGGCCAAGACCCATTATCCATTACCGAAGAAGAAGGCATTCAGCTGATTCTAGCCAAACGAGAAGCCGATGCCAATAAACACATCAAATCATTTGAGGAAAACGCTGAAATTCAGATTCTAAATGGTCGATGGGGCCCTTATATCAAGTTTGGAAAAAACAACTTTAAAATTCCAAAAGGAAAAGTTGCCGAGGAACTCACCTATGCCGAAACTATTGAGATTATAGAATCTCAACCGGATGCCGGAAAGAAAAAAGGCAAGTTTCCAGCAAAGAAGAAATAA
- a CDS encoding S8 family peptidase, whose amino-acid sequence MRKIYSVLSFSALLGMAASCSDVLENDSLTTDAIERVVNQEFVPGQLLIKYRTANQGSRISQDLLAMIQASVVEEIKTPTMVDALARKGGASGDLLLVESKLGTLEAIERLKNMPEVEYAEPNWIYQHAATSNDPYFTNGSLWGMGAGVSSFGSGANTAWAAGKTGSNTVYVGIIDEGYMYTHEDLAPNAGVNPGEIANNGVDDDGNGYVDDVYGWDFAGNNNTVFDGTADDHGTHVAGTIGGVGGNGKGVAGVVWNVKLLSAKFLGSRGGTTANAIKAVDYFTDLKNSQGLNIVATNNSWGGGGYSQALKDAIDRANAAGILFIAAAGNSGTNNDATASYPSGYTSENIIAVASITSTGDLSSFSQYGANTVDIGAPGSGIWSTVPKASGKGKTATIGSGYASYNGTSMATPHVTGAAALYASENPGASAAQIKAAILGSATPTPSLAGTTVTGGRLNVSGF is encoded by the coding sequence ATGAGAAAAATTTATTCTGTGCTGTCTTTTTCCGCCCTACTTGGGATGGCAGCCTCCTGTTCGGATGTTCTGGAAAATGATTCTTTGACTACCGATGCTATTGAGCGAGTAGTTAATCAAGAATTTGTCCCGGGACAATTGTTGATTAAATACCGAACAGCAAATCAAGGATCTAGGATTTCCCAAGATTTGCTAGCGATGATTCAAGCTTCAGTGGTGGAGGAAATTAAAACTCCCACCATGGTAGATGCTTTGGCAAGAAAAGGTGGCGCATCTGGTGATTTGCTCTTGGTGGAAAGTAAATTGGGTACTTTGGAGGCCATCGAGCGCTTGAAAAACATGCCTGAAGTGGAATATGCTGAGCCTAATTGGATCTACCAGCATGCAGCAACTTCCAATGATCCCTATTTTACCAATGGATCACTTTGGGGAATGGGAGCTGGAGTAAGTTCTTTTGGTTCTGGTGCAAATACCGCATGGGCGGCTGGTAAAACAGGGTCAAACACGGTTTACGTCGGAATTATTGATGAAGGCTACATGTATACCCATGAAGATTTGGCCCCAAATGCAGGCGTAAATCCAGGAGAAATAGCTAATAACGGAGTGGATGATGATGGAAATGGTTATGTAGATGATGTGTATGGATGGGATTTTGCAGGAAATAACAATACGGTTTTTGATGGAACTGCTGATGACCATGGAACTCACGTAGCCGGTACGATTGGTGGTGTAGGTGGCAATGGAAAAGGAGTTGCGGGTGTAGTTTGGAATGTAAAATTACTTAGCGCTAAATTCTTGGGTTCCAGAGGTGGAACAACCGCTAACGCAATTAAAGCTGTTGATTATTTTACTGATCTCAAAAACAGCCAAGGTTTAAATATTGTGGCTACTAACAATTCTTGGGGTGGTGGAGGCTATTCTCAGGCATTAAAGGATGCTATTGATAGAGCTAATGCTGCAGGAATTTTATTTATCGCTGCTGCAGGTAACTCAGGTACAAACAATGATGCTACTGCCAGTTATCCTTCAGGATATACTTCTGAAAATATAATTGCAGTTGCTTCGATTACAAGTACTGGTGATTTATCTTCCTTTTCTCAATATGGAGCCAATACCGTAGATATTGGAGCGCCTGGTTCGGGTATTTGGTCCACGGTTCCAAAAGCTTCTGGTAAAGGAAAAACAGCAACGATTGGTTCTGGATATGCAAGTTACAATGGAACATCCATGGCCACCCCTCATGTAACTGGAGCGGCAGCGCTTTATGCTTCTGAAAATCCAGGTGCATCAGCAGCCCAAATCAAAGCTGCAATTTTAGGTTCTGCTACTCCAACTCCTTCTCTTGCAGGTACAACGGTAACGGGTGGTCGCCTGAATGTTTCTGGATTCTAA
- a CDS encoding SIR2 family NAD-dependent protein deacylase → MKKLIVLSGAGVSAESGIRTFRDSNGLWENHDVMEVASPEGWRRNRQLVLEFYNQRRKQARECQPNLAHQLLAELESYFEVHIITQNVDDLHERAGSSQVLHLHGELNKAQSSLDPKLIYNLDHWEIKEGDKCEKGSQLRPFIVWFGEAVPMMLPAINLVKTADFFLVIGTSLQVYPAASLIDYVPTTAQKFLIDPVAPSNYLARNLHLIQENATSGMEKFKSLILGKTD, encoded by the coding sequence ATGAAAAAATTAATTGTGCTATCAGGTGCCGGAGTATCAGCGGAAAGTGGCATTCGAACCTTTCGAGATAGTAATGGACTTTGGGAAAATCACGACGTTATGGAAGTAGCTTCTCCAGAAGGATGGAGAAGAAATCGGCAATTAGTTCTTGAATTTTACAATCAGCGTCGAAAGCAGGCCCGAGAATGCCAACCCAACTTAGCTCATCAATTATTAGCGGAATTAGAATCCTACTTTGAGGTTCATATTATCACCCAAAACGTCGATGATCTTCATGAGCGAGCGGGATCTTCCCAAGTCCTCCACCTCCATGGAGAGCTCAATAAAGCACAAAGTTCACTTGACCCAAAATTGATTTATAACCTCGATCATTGGGAAATCAAAGAGGGAGACAAATGCGAGAAAGGAAGTCAACTTCGTCCATTTATCGTGTGGTTTGGAGAAGCTGTCCCCATGATGTTACCTGCCATCAATTTGGTTAAAACCGCGGATTTTTTTTTGGTAATAGGTACCTCTCTTCAAGTCTATCCCGCAGCCAGTCTGATTGACTATGTACCCACTACCGCACAAAAATTTCTCATTGACCCTGTCGCACCTTCGAATTACCTAGCTAGAAATCTTCATTTGATTCAGGAAAATGCTACCTCTGGAATGGAAAAATTTAAGTCCCTAATTCTTGGGAAAACTGATTAA
- a CDS encoding flavin-containing monooxygenase: MNYRVAVIGAGPSGITALKNLLDQGIDAIAFDRNENVGGNWIYSEKESHSSVFETTHIISSKTLSQYEDFPFEEFDPETPDYPSHEVLRNYFQAYARKFNLYPFIRFNTLVKRCEWKGPLEWVITTETEGEERVETFTHLAVANGHHWKPRYPSYPGEFTGEFLHSHTFKKAAPFEGKRVLVIGGGNSACDVAVETSRVSASTSISWRRGYWIAPKFFFGKPSDVVAEGTKWLPLKLRTFFNQILLKIYWGDYKKYGLRPITEPFGSTHPTINDELMHKIRHGKVKPRMDIARFEGNHVVFEDGKKEEYDAVIACTGYWLTHPFFDKDFIDYSSGPVPLYLKMFHPEIDNLYFIGMFQPLGCIWPGAELQSKLMAQEIIGKWNRPKDIKALCEQEVTNPHYHQIATPRHTITVDYHLFIKALKKHLPKSYVSKTPITHPKEPVLN, translated from the coding sequence ATGAATTACCGCGTAGCTGTAATAGGCGCAGGACCTTCTGGAATCACTGCATTAAAGAATTTACTAGATCAAGGTATTGATGCAATTGCCTTCGATCGAAATGAAAATGTAGGAGGAAACTGGATTTATTCCGAAAAGGAAAGCCATTCTTCGGTTTTTGAAACTACCCATATCATTTCATCCAAGACGCTTTCTCAGTATGAGGACTTTCCTTTCGAAGAATTTGACCCCGAAACTCCAGACTATCCATCCCATGAGGTGCTAAGAAATTACTTTCAAGCCTATGCGAGAAAGTTTAATCTTTATCCTTTTATCAGATTTAATACCCTAGTCAAACGCTGCGAATGGAAAGGCCCTCTCGAGTGGGTTATTACCACTGAAACAGAAGGAGAGGAGCGAGTGGAAACCTTTACCCATTTGGCAGTAGCCAATGGCCACCATTGGAAACCAAGGTATCCTTCCTACCCGGGTGAGTTTACCGGAGAATTTTTACATTCACACACCTTTAAAAAAGCAGCGCCCTTCGAAGGAAAGCGTGTTTTGGTGATTGGAGGAGGAAATTCAGCCTGTGATGTGGCAGTGGAAACAAGTCGGGTTTCTGCAAGTACTTCCATTTCTTGGAGACGAGGCTATTGGATAGCCCCCAAATTTTTCTTTGGAAAGCCATCTGATGTGGTGGCCGAAGGCACCAAATGGCTCCCACTAAAACTTCGGACATTTTTCAATCAGATTCTTCTCAAAATTTACTGGGGAGACTATAAAAAATATGGTTTACGTCCAATTACGGAGCCCTTTGGGTCGACTCACCCTACCATCAATGACGAACTCATGCACAAAATCCGCCATGGAAAAGTCAAACCCCGGATGGACATCGCTCGATTTGAGGGAAATCATGTCGTGTTTGAGGATGGAAAAAAAGAGGAATATGATGCTGTTATTGCCTGTACAGGATATTGGTTGACACACCCATTTTTTGACAAGGATTTTATTGACTATTCCTCAGGCCCTGTCCCTCTTTATTTGAAAATGTTTCATCCGGAGATCGATAATCTTTACTTCATTGGGATGTTTCAGCCTTTGGGTTGTATCTGGCCTGGAGCTGAGCTTCAAAGTAAACTGATGGCTCAGGAAATTATTGGAAAATGGAATCGTCCAAAGGACATTAAGGCTCTTTGTGAACAAGAGGTTACCAATCCCCACTATCACCAAATAGCAACGCCAAGACATACCATAACGGTAGATTATCACCTATTTATCAAGGCCTTAAAAAAGCATCTTCCCAAATCTTACGTTTCGAAGACGCCAATAACTCATCCAAAAGAACCCGTTCTGAATTAA
- a CDS encoding serine hydrolase domain-containing protein: protein MNQKITYPVYGLIFLVGIFLAWEWMTSYPKVRIVPLTHPESQTEKIDSVLIQSLVSYSLPGIAAGLISEGEISYLKSFGYQNLETKDSLKLDSKLPVGSVSKLFVALTVANYGLEQGWNLHTPAEKIIPIPSKEITLGHLLTHTSGLKSPNLLNQLIRSRKSLPLDQIGNSKLDFSGALNQKNYADINFDLLGHLLEKSSKTSFNSLSLGRIFEKGGMEQTYFEENTSLSVPAQGYCPAFPWRRIKKESFHLPILPSPSSGMITSAEDLSKFMLHLSRGEMSDFSDELDWLTGDAEIPAGFQSIKIGGKTYVGHFGEQGGFSAFLFFSKNWDTGIFLITNSRDHADFRIQIASALLQILTQPS from the coding sequence ATGAACCAAAAAATCACATATCCTGTATATGGACTGATTTTTTTGGTCGGAATTTTTCTGGCTTGGGAATGGATGACCAGTTATCCCAAAGTGAGAATAGTGCCTTTAACTCACCCGGAGAGCCAAACAGAAAAAATTGATTCAGTCTTGATTCAGAGTTTAGTTTCTTATTCCCTTCCTGGAATTGCGGCAGGGCTTATCTCAGAGGGAGAAATTAGCTATCTGAAAAGTTTTGGATACCAAAATTTAGAGACCAAAGACTCTTTAAAACTAGATTCTAAACTACCTGTAGGATCGGTATCCAAACTATTTGTTGCACTTACAGTGGCGAATTATGGATTAGAACAGGGTTGGAATTTGCATACGCCTGCTGAAAAAATAATCCCAATTCCAAGCAAGGAAATTACCTTAGGCCACCTGCTTACCCATACCTCCGGATTAAAGTCTCCCAATCTCCTTAATCAATTGATTCGTTCTAGGAAAAGCCTTCCTTTAGATCAAATCGGCAATTCGAAATTGGATTTTTCGGGCGCTTTGAATCAGAAAAATTACGCGGACATCAACTTTGATCTATTGGGTCATTTGCTTGAGAAGTCTTCAAAAACCTCATTCAACTCCTTGTCCTTAGGTCGTATTTTTGAAAAAGGCGGAATGGAACAAACTTATTTTGAAGAAAATACCAGCCTTTCCGTGCCTGCACAAGGATATTGTCCGGCATTTCCTTGGAGGAGAATCAAGAAAGAATCTTTCCATTTGCCCATATTGCCTTCCCCCTCCTCAGGAATGATCACCTCCGCAGAAGACCTGTCTAAATTTATGCTTCATCTTAGCCGTGGAGAAATGAGTGATTTCAGCGATGAATTAGACTGGCTTACTGGTGACGCTGAAATTCCCGCAGGCTTTCAGTCTATAAAAATTGGGGGAAAAACTTATGTCGGTCATTTTGGAGAACAGGGAGGATTTAGCGCATTTCTATTCTTTTCCAAAAACTGGGACACGGGTATTTTCCTAATCACCAATTCTAGAGACCACGCTGATTTTAGAATTCAAATTGCATCAGCTCTTCTTCAAATTTTAACTCAGCCTTCATGA
- a CDS encoding YfcC family protein, whose protein sequence is MKFSFPHPMVILLGFIVLAALGVYLIPSGEFDRIIDPLSGREVVVPGSFHAIEDVTPSLKDILLAIPEGIIAGADILVLILFIGGAFYIVEKTGALQLGIENLFFRFKSSKFILIYLLGVVFAFGGAAVSMQEEIIPMVPILILLATKLNYDLRSIIAITFGSSMIGAALSPFNPFVGLLAQNIGEVIPFSGFGFRSTALGLILFSWITFHLIQGKKSNPSSQDVQFKPSSLTLRDISILFLAFGGFGLMAFGIIQWDWSYTEMSALFFVIGMACGIIAGKGLNGTARLYVSGFGEMIFAGVIVGLARSIYLILEKGAIIDSIIQGLFSPLENLPNALAITGMFISQALIHIPVPSTSGQAVLTIPLAAPLTELLGISRQVAVLAYQLPAALMDMLTPTNGGMMAIIAAGGLSYKDWISYIWKSWIMITLICLGITLLGILWF, encoded by the coding sequence ATGAAATTTTCCTTTCCTCACCCCATGGTTATTTTGTTGGGGTTTATTGTACTAGCCGCTTTAGGAGTTTATTTAATTCCATCCGGGGAATTTGATCGAATCATTGATCCTCTATCTGGAAGAGAGGTAGTGGTTCCGGGAAGTTTTCATGCCATTGAAGATGTCACTCCTTCTTTAAAGGACATCCTCCTTGCGATCCCTGAAGGAATCATCGCCGGAGCAGATATTTTGGTTTTGATTTTATTCATTGGAGGAGCGTTTTATATCGTCGAAAAAACAGGAGCCTTACAATTAGGAATAGAGAATTTATTTTTTCGGTTTAAGAGCTCGAAATTCATTTTGATTTACCTCCTAGGTGTTGTTTTTGCCTTTGGAGGGGCAGCAGTATCGATGCAGGAGGAGATTATTCCCATGGTCCCAATTTTAATTCTTTTAGCCACCAAACTCAATTACGACCTAAGGAGTATTATCGCCATAACTTTTGGTTCTTCGATGATCGGGGCTGCACTCTCCCCTTTCAATCCATTTGTGGGTTTGCTTGCCCAAAATATCGGGGAAGTAATCCCCTTTTCCGGGTTTGGATTTCGAAGTACAGCTTTGGGATTGATTCTTTTTTCATGGATTACTTTTCATTTGATCCAAGGGAAAAAATCAAATCCTTCATCCCAGGATGTACAGTTTAAACCAAGTAGTTTAACCTTAAGAGATATTTCGATTCTTTTTTTGGCCTTTGGAGGTTTCGGATTGATGGCCTTCGGAATCATCCAGTGGGATTGGAGCTATACCGAAATGTCAGCTTTATTTTTTGTTATTGGAATGGCCTGTGGAATTATCGCTGGAAAAGGTCTTAACGGAACTGCTCGGTTATATGTATCAGGTTTTGGAGAAATGATATTCGCAGGAGTAATTGTGGGTTTAGCAAGAAGTATTTATTTGATTTTGGAAAAAGGAGCGATCATCGATTCGATTATTCAAGGACTATTTTCACCATTGGAAAATCTTCCTAATGCCTTGGCAATTACCGGAATGTTTATCAGTCAAGCTTTAATCCATATCCCCGTCCCAAGTACTTCGGGTCAAGCCGTACTTACTATTCCATTGGCGGCTCCTCTTACCGAACTTTTGGGAATCAGCAGGCAAGTTGCAGTCTTGGCTTACCAACTTCCGGCAGCACTCATGGATATGCTCACCCCTACCAATGGTGGAATGATGGCGATCATTGCTGCAGGAGGACTTAGCTATAAAGATTGGATTTCCTACATTTGGAAAAGCTGGATCATGATCACTTTGATCTGTCTAGGCATCACCCTTTTGGGAATTCTTTGGTTTTGA
- the mgrA gene encoding L-glyceraldehyde 3-phosphate reductase → MHINDHNPLPPYLPAADRYDQMKYRFCGKSGLQLPEISLGLWHNFGHNADLTLGRKILRRAFDLGICHFDLANNYGPPFGSAEENFGRILQKDFLPYRDELLISSKAGWDMWPGPYGNFGSKKYLIASCDQSLKRMGIDYVDIFYHHRPDPNTPLEETMGALAQLHRQGKALYVGISQYSAEDTLKAYQILKEMGVPLLIHQPRYSMLDRWVEGGLMDVLEEKGIGSIAFSPLEQGMLTDKYLKGIPSDSRAAKDGRYLKAEQIAPEKIQMISKLNEIAKQRGQSLAQMAIAWLLKDSRITSVLIGVSKPEQLDDNVAAVKNSTFSQEELASIESILKA, encoded by the coding sequence ATGCATATTAACGATCACAATCCACTCCCCCCGTATCTTCCAGCAGCCGATCGATACGATCAAATGAAGTATCGATTTTGTGGAAAAAGTGGATTGCAACTTCCAGAGATCAGTTTAGGACTGTGGCATAATTTCGGGCACAATGCAGACCTAACTTTGGGAAGGAAAATCCTTCGAAGAGCTTTTGACCTTGGTATTTGTCATTTTGATTTGGCAAATAATTACGGCCCACCTTTTGGCTCCGCTGAGGAGAATTTTGGAAGAATTCTTCAAAAAGACTTCCTGCCCTATCGAGATGAATTACTGATTTCCTCCAAAGCCGGCTGGGATATGTGGCCTGGTCCTTATGGGAATTTTGGATCTAAAAAATACTTGATCGCAAGTTGCGATCAGAGTTTGAAAAGAATGGGCATCGACTACGTAGATATTTTCTATCATCATCGACCCGACCCAAATACGCCTTTGGAAGAGACTATGGGCGCATTAGCTCAACTCCATCGCCAAGGAAAAGCCCTCTATGTAGGAATTTCACAATATTCAGCTGAGGACACCCTCAAGGCCTACCAAATTTTAAAAGAAATGGGAGTCCCTCTCCTAATCCATCAGCCAAGATACAGCATGCTAGATCGATGGGTTGAAGGTGGTTTGATGGATGTACTTGAAGAAAAAGGAATTGGCAGCATCGCATTTTCACCCCTTGAGCAAGGAATGCTTACAGATAAATACCTCAAAGGAATCCCAAGCGACTCGAGAGCGGCTAAAGACGGCCGGTATCTTAAGGCTGAACAAATAGCGCCTGAAAAAATCCAAATGATCAGTAAGCTCAATGAAATCGCCAAGCAAAGAGGACAAAGCCTAGCACAAATGGCGATTGCATGGCTATTGAAAGATTCGAGAATTACCTCTGTATTGATTGGAGTTTCTAAACCTGAGCAGTTGGATGACAATGTTGCAGCAGTGAAAAACTCCACGTTTTCCCAAGAGGAACTAGCCTCGATCGAATCTATTTTAAAAGCCTAA